From the Streptomyces pluripotens genome, one window contains:
- a CDS encoding MMPL family transporter has product MATYLYKLGRLAFRRRHFVALIWVALLTLAGVGAASAPTAGNTSFSIPGTEAQKAFDLLEHRFPGMSADGATARVVFQAPSGEKMTDKANKATVEKAVKELKHGFEVASVADPFSGHAVSKNGTIAYASVKYKVSGMELEDSSRDALKTAAQHARDTGLTVEVGGDALNAAPKSGSSEVIGLAIAAVVLVITFGSLVAAGLPLLTAIIGVGIGVSTITALASTLDLGSTTSTLATMIGLAVGIDYALFIVSRYRAELAEGREREEAAGRAVGTAGSAVVFAGLTVVIALVGLSVVNIPMLTKMGVAAAGTVAIAVLIALTMIPALLGYAGRKVKPAGEKSKLLGGGRTPRKPGRPNMGSRWASFVVRRPVAVLLLGVIGLGAAAVPAASLELGLPDDGSQPVSTTQRRAYDLLSEGFGPGFNGPLMVVVDAKGSDDPKAAFTKVGDEIKGLKDVVTVTPAAPNKAGDTATITVIPKSKPSSTTTEDLVHAIRGKGPGIAAETGSKVLVTGSTAMNIDVSQRLNDALLPYLALVVGLAFLLLIVVFRSVLVPLKAALGFLLSVLAALGAVVAVFQWGWLSGLMHVEQTGPVMSMMPIFMVGVVFGLAMDYEVFLVTRMREAHVHGEKPSQAIVTGFQHGARVVTAAAVIMIAVFSGFIGSSESMVKMIGFGLAIAVFFDAFIVRMAVVPAVLALLGKRAWWLPKWLDRALPNVDVEGEGLRTRSGADSRDPDTEGERELVRA; this is encoded by the coding sequence ATGGCCACGTACCTCTACAAACTCGGCCGGCTCGCCTTCCGGCGACGGCACTTCGTCGCCCTGATATGGGTCGCGCTGCTCACCCTCGCTGGGGTGGGCGCCGCCTCCGCACCGACCGCCGGCAACACCTCCTTCTCCATTCCCGGCACCGAGGCACAGAAGGCCTTCGACCTGCTGGAACACCGCTTCCCCGGCATGAGTGCCGACGGCGCGACGGCGCGGGTCGTCTTCCAGGCGCCGAGCGGCGAGAAGATGACCGACAAGGCCAACAAGGCGACCGTCGAGAAGGCGGTCAAGGAGCTGAAGCACGGCTTTGAGGTAGCGTCCGTGGCCGACCCCTTCAGCGGGCACGCCGTCAGCAAGAACGGCACCATCGCCTACGCGTCGGTGAAGTACAAAGTGTCCGGCATGGAACTGGAGGACTCCTCCCGGGACGCCCTGAAGACGGCCGCGCAGCACGCCCGGGACACCGGGCTGACCGTCGAGGTCGGCGGTGACGCCCTCAACGCGGCCCCCAAGAGCGGCTCCAGCGAGGTGATCGGCCTGGCGATCGCCGCGGTCGTCCTCGTCATCACCTTCGGTTCCCTGGTCGCCGCCGGGCTGCCACTGCTGACCGCGATCATCGGTGTCGGTATCGGCGTCTCCACGATCACCGCCCTCGCCAGCACCCTCGACCTGGGCTCGACGACCTCGACCCTGGCGACGATGATCGGCCTCGCCGTCGGCATCGACTACGCCCTGTTCATCGTCTCCCGCTACCGGGCCGAACTCGCCGAGGGCCGCGAACGCGAGGAAGCCGCCGGCCGGGCCGTCGGTACCGCGGGCTCGGCCGTGGTCTTCGCCGGCCTGACCGTCGTCATCGCCCTGGTCGGCCTGTCCGTCGTCAACATTCCGATGCTGACCAAGATGGGCGTCGCCGCCGCGGGCACGGTCGCCATCGCCGTGCTCATCGCCCTGACGATGATCCCGGCACTGCTCGGCTACGCGGGCCGCAAGGTCAAACCGGCCGGTGAGAAGAGCAAGCTGCTCGGCGGCGGCCGCACGCCGAGGAAACCGGGGCGCCCCAACATGGGCTCCCGCTGGGCGAGCTTCGTCGTCCGTCGGCCCGTCGCGGTGCTACTCCTCGGCGTGATCGGCCTCGGCGCCGCGGCGGTCCCGGCCGCCTCCCTCGAACTCGGCCTCCCCGACGACGGATCCCAGCCGGTCTCCACCACCCAGAGGCGCGCCTACGACCTTCTCTCCGAGGGCTTCGGACCCGGCTTCAACGGCCCGTTGATGGTCGTGGTCGACGCCAAGGGCAGTGACGACCCCAAGGCTGCCTTCACCAAGGTCGGCGACGAGATCAAGGGCCTGAAGGACGTCGTCACCGTCACCCCGGCCGCGCCCAACAAGGCCGGTGACACCGCGACGATCACGGTCATCCCCAAGTCCAAGCCGTCGTCGACGACGACCGAAGACCTGGTGCACGCCATCCGCGGCAAGGGGCCCGGCATCGCCGCGGAGACCGGCTCCAAGGTCCTGGTCACCGGCTCCACGGCGATGAACATCGACGTCTCGCAGAGGCTGAACGACGCGCTCCTGCCCTATCTGGCGCTGGTGGTGGGCCTGGCGTTCCTGCTGCTGATCGTGGTCTTCCGCTCGGTCCTGGTCCCGCTGAAGGCGGCCCTCGGCTTCCTGCTCAGCGTGCTGGCGGCGCTCGGTGCCGTGGTCGCGGTCTTCCAGTGGGGCTGGCTGTCCGGCCTGATGCACGTCGAGCAGACCGGCCCGGTCATGTCGATGATGCCGATCTTCATGGTGGGCGTCGTCTTCGGTCTTGCGATGGACTACGAGGTGTTCCTCGTGACCCGGATGCGGGAGGCACACGTACACGGTGAGAAGCCCAGCCAGGCCATCGTGACCGGCTTCCAACACGGTGCCCGGGTGGTGACCGCCGCCGCCGTCATCATGATCGCCGTCTTCTCCGGCTTCATCGGCTCCAGCGAGTCGATGGTCAAGATGATCGGCTTCGGCCTCGCGATCGCCGTCTTCTTCGACGCGTTCATCGTCCGCATGGCCGTCGTCCCGGCGGTGCTCGCCCTGCTCGGTAAGCGAGCCTGGTGGCTGCCGAAGTGGCTCGACCGCGCGCTGCCCAACGTCGACGTCGAGGGCGAGGGACTGCGCACCCGGTCCGGCGCGGACAGCAGGGATCCCGACACCGAAGGGGAACGGGAGCTAGTACGCGCCTGA